In Effusibacillus pohliae DSM 22757, the following are encoded in one genomic region:
- a CDS encoding DUF4260 domain-containing protein, translating to MSAIFLGSFNPLLTLVPDIAMVAYLINPRVGAILYNLVHSYILPVGFLAAGWLTHSPLLLQVGLIWTTHIGLDRMLGFGLKYPTAFRDTHLQRV from the coding sequence TTGAGCGCGATTTTTTTGGGGAGTTTTAATCCGCTATTGACACTGGTTCCAGACATAGCGATGGTGGCATATCTGATAAATCCTCGTGTGGGAGCGATTTTGTATAACCTGGTTCACAGTTACATTCTGCCCGTCGGTTTTTTGGCGGCCGGATGGCTGACTCATAGCCCTCTGCTCCTGCAGGTTGGATTGATTTGGACCACGCATATTGGATTGGATCGGATGTTGGGGTTTGGACTGAAGTACCCAACCGCA